The proteins below come from a single Acidobacteriota bacterium genomic window:
- a CDS encoding DUF4388 domain-containing protein, whose product MSNLEKTRRLERIVLDTDENNFATLIVLQNQQVYTSAVLDSLITSIGRDPECTISLAHDGEASRQHARIRITLTADGNRQYMLSDLGSTNGTFLNGRRLDANQEMLLNDGDKFIIGQHLFKFAVLDQSNDRFMTGNLSQVSLFDLIQVIENNKLTCILIIRSQSLVGRLYFNHGQIVDCDIDQKRGEGKVIDSGVDSTHGLDAFRQLAMVEEGTFEVEKYEYLFPQNIQASSNTNLVLDTLRELDEAREKARQERGES is encoded by the coding sequence ATGAGCAACCTGGAAAAAACCCGCCGACTTGAACGCATTGTTTTAGACACCGACGAAAATAATTTTGCGACCTTAATTGTGCTCCAAAATCAGCAGGTCTATACCTCAGCCGTACTTGATTCTCTGATTACCTCAATTGGACGGGACCCAGAATGCACCATCTCACTTGCCCATGACGGAGAAGCCTCGCGCCAACATGCCCGAATCCGAATCACATTGACAGCGGATGGGAACCGACAGTACATGCTGTCAGACCTGGGCAGCACCAATGGTACGTTCTTGAATGGACGGCGACTTGACGCCAACCAGGAAATGCTTCTCAATGATGGGGACAAGTTCATTATCGGTCAGCACCTGTTCAAATTTGCCGTCCTCGACCAGTCAAACGACCGGTTTATGACTGGAAATTTGAGTCAGGTGAGCCTGTTTGACCTGATTCAAGTCATTGAAAATAATAAGCTCACCTGTATTCTGATCATTCGCTCACAAAGCCTGGTGGGACGACTGTATTTCAATCACGGACAAATAGTTGATTGCGACATTGATCAAAAGCGAGGCGAAGGAAAAGTGATTGATAGCGGAGTGGATAGCACGCATGGCCTGGATGCCTTTCGTCAGCTTGCTATGGTCGAGGAAGGAACGTTTGAAGTTGAAAAATATGAATATTTGTTCCCCCAAAATATCCAGGCTAGCAGCAACACCAATCTGGTGCTGGATACACTGCGGGAACTTGACGAAGCCAGGGAAAAAGCACGTCAGGAACGCGGAGAAAGTTAA
- a CDS encoding FHA domain-containing protein produces the protein MSETEQQTRRLDQISVDMDSEGHFATLIMFKEKKVFSHVTLEEEITLIGRNPDCTITLGADTEASRHHAQVRLSTNSNGLHQYWLSDLGSTNGTHLNGKRLAPHQETLLRDGDKFIIGQHLFKFALLDQSNEKFLTGNLTQVSLFDLIQIIENNRLTCICIVREQNAIGKLYFNSGQIVGCEVSDQQGLDAFRKLVEIQEGFFEVEKHEQEFAVTLEATSNMNLVLDTLRELDEAHAELLNQETDEQSIPNEMFDTANTGLPENEAMRETHLSESVTTLEVEETKVEDITTQRVIPANSLMPTIRATALTPTDSEPSNS, from the coding sequence ATGAGCGAAACTGAGCAACAGACCCGGCGACTCGACCAAATTTCTGTCGATATGGACAGCGAAGGGCATTTTGCCACCTTAATTATGTTTAAGGAAAAAAAGGTCTTTTCGCACGTCACGCTGGAAGAAGAGATCACGCTCATTGGTCGCAACCCAGACTGCACTATCACACTCGGGGCAGATACCGAAGCCTCACGACATCACGCCCAGGTTCGACTCAGCACGAATTCCAATGGTTTGCATCAATACTGGCTCAGCGATCTGGGAAGCACCAACGGCACACACTTGAATGGCAAACGCCTGGCACCACATCAGGAAACCTTGCTCCGCGATGGAGACAAGTTCATTATCGGTCAGCACCTGTTCAAGTTTGCCCTCCTGGATCAATCAAATGAAAAATTCCTGACTGGAAATTTGACCCAGGTCAGTCTTTTCGATCTGATTCAAATCATCGAAAACAATCGCCTGACCTGCATCTGCATCGTGCGTGAGCAAAATGCGATTGGAAAGCTGTATTTTAATTCGGGACAGATTGTCGGGTGCGAAGTGAGTGACCAACAGGGACTCGATGCCTTTCGCAAGCTGGTCGAAATCCAGGAAGGATTTTTTGAAGTTGAAAAACACGAACAAGAATTTGCGGTTACGCTCGAAGCAACCAGCAACATGAACCTGGTGCTTGACACGTTGCGTGAACTTGACGAAGCACACGCCGAACTGCTGAACCAGGAAACGGACGAACAGTCAATTCCAAATGAAATGTTTGACACGGCCAATACTGGTTTGCCTGAAAATGAAGCCATGAGGGAAACACACCTGTCAGAATCAGTGACCACACTTGAAGTTGAAGAAACCAAAGTCGAAGACATCACAACCCAGCGAGTGATTCCGGCCAATTCCCTCATGCCGACGATCAGGGCAACGGCACTCACTCCAACCGATTCGGAACCCAGTAATTCTTGA